Sequence from the Arctopsyche grandis isolate Sample6627 unplaced genomic scaffold, ASM5162203v2 HiC_scaffold_806, whole genome shotgun sequence genome:
ttgtgtatgtgtgtattgtgtatgtgtgtgtatgtatgcatgtatgtatgtatgcatgtatgtatgtgtgtatgattgAAGAATGAAGAATATTGAAGAacatcctatatacatacatacatagtaaatactacatacgagtacatattgGTGAGACAAACTTTTTTGAACTCGGATCTCTGGTGGTGATTTTTGGCAACGCGTTAGACCTTTAAAAAATTGGCGATTTTTGAAGATGTTTATGTAAACAATTCTACTCGGCAAACCCAAACCCAAACGAACGTTTAGTTTAGTACCACCACCAATAATATATGATCTACATAGAATTAAGTACCTAATAACAATCACCTTTGTTtctaattctacatacatacaataattttaGTAGGGCATCgacacttttttaaattttgctttaaattttgaaaaacttttttaaattttgttttattaggtatattttcatattattgttattgtataatttgatttttagaaaAGACATGAGCATCGGGATCAATATGACCGAAATTAGTGCCAATTTTGGTGACTCAACGGATTTCGAAATAGATGTGCAGCATGCACACCTTTTCTCGAAATACATGTATCGGAAGTATGTCGAACAGGAGCAATGCGATACTGTGCTAGTTGTCGGCACTGCAAGGTTAGTCttgcttcaaatatttaatgtattatgtacatatgttaactcGAGGTTTTATGTTTAATCTGTTTGCAGATTCAATGTACACAAGTTTATTGTTATGTGCAACAGCGACTATTTGGCGGAGCGTTTAGAAGCATCACCGGAGGAAATTGTCTTGGACGATTGGGGCGATTTTCGTCTGGACACTGTGAGCAAAGCTATTGAATACTTCTACAGAGGCAAACTCGGTGAGAATTTAAACTTcgttcgtacgaattaatacatatgtactaattagTACTAAtgacaaattttacaatatttgcaGATTTGGATCCTCTTGGGGCGATCCAGTTAGTTGAATTTTCGCGAACAAACATTCACTGCTATAAACTTGAGGATTATTGCGTGTCGTTCCTAGAAAGCGCATTAAATACTGAAAACTTCTTGTTAATCGGAAATTTTGCGAAGCATTATAGTTATTTCTTATTGCTAGAAAAAACGAGAGCTTACACAACTAAAAATTATGttgacgtatgtatattataattttaggtcatacatacgtatgtgtatttatattttttaatattcatgaaatctgtctgtctgtctgcatTGTAGATAATTCAAGGGAGAGCGTTTCTCGATATAAAAGCTGACCAACTGGAGGAATTGCTGCAGTCGAATGATTTAAATGTCACCACAGAAGAGCAAGTGTTTATAGGCTTGAAGCTGTGGGTTCAAAAGGACTGGGACAATCGGAAGCAGCATTTGAatgctttatttaaatttgttagatTTCGTCTGTTATCTAAAgaggtaataatatttttaatttgttttgtatattgtacatacatatattacatgtaattcTTACTGTACTTTCTTAATGtgctttcatatgtacatatgtatgtatgtatgtatgtatgtatgtacaatgtactaaTCATtacttgatataatattttgtttttaatgtgtGCTCggcacaataaatttaaaaaggtaTGCGATTAATTGCTGAACGTTATAAATGTTTCGTTTCAGTTCATTTTAAACGAAGTGAAACCTCTTTGTTACAATCGTGTATGCTGTCAACAATTGTGGGATTTACTTGAATGGAATATGAGTCCAAAAAAGAGACCACGTCTATCATTGCAAAATGTAAAACCTAGAAAGAGCACACGAGGTATATTGATTGTAGGAAAACGTTCGGCAAAAGTAAGTTTagtttgtatgtaaatgcatatgtatgtacatagatatatgtatatgtaattatgtatatttttcaatgttttttttttagcttgCCAATGAAATCCAAACAATAAGAGGAGATTTCCAGAAATGTTTGTCGTTTTACGacatgaataaattttataatcccTTCGAGACGGTCATTCTTCGAGaccaatatttaataatgattgGCGGTCTATCGAAGGAggtgtttattcaatttattacttaacTTTTAAATTTGTGCCGTCACGAAAGAAATGACAATAAATCGAACATTTATGTAGATTCTATTTgttataacaatattttgaaaagtttactttgggggattgcaataccggcatTGGGTTTTTCAAAAGGTAAGTTCATTAATATTCAGCAACTCGTTTCTTTTGTTACCTTATTGTATGCAAATTTACTAACAATACAGTTATAATAAtacgtgtgtataatatttatattgaatagatGTACAGTTTGGATGTTGCCACAAAGGATGTGACGGCGCTTCCACAAATGGTACATGAAAGAAAAAATTTTGCAACCGCTGTTGTCGGTGACCATGTTTTCATCTCAGGAGGAAAAAATCCCTGTTCCAATGCTGCCACTGAAGACATAGACTTACAAACGAGTGTACAtaggttggttggttggtgaatatttatgatgattttttaatattgtacaatGGAATACAACTAGTTTTTACGATTTTTCAAAGGTACGATGTCAATACAAGAAACTGGGCCTATCTATCCCATATGTCGGAGTGCCGACATCTCCATGACACCGTTGCACTAGACGGTGTCATATATGCAATAGGTGGAAAAAACGACAAAGAGGTATTCCTTAATAGCATGGAAACTTTCAATGTGGCCAGGAATAGATGGACGGCCGCTCCGCCGATGGCCGAAAAGAGAGCCCGGTTTGCTGTAAGTATTGTCaggatttttttctgaaatcgaTTATGTCTACATAATCGCcattttacattgtatgtattgtattgtattgtattgtcatcattgagaaaaattgaattttgaatattgtacatacatacatacatatattatatatcgttatATTCAGTCTGTTTCACTTTGTAGGCTGTTGCATTGGGAGGTTATATCTACGCAATTGGCGGCACCTGCGATATTATCAGCAATAGCAATAGCAATAGTACACACGACTCGGTAGAACGGTATGAC
This genomic interval carries:
- the LOC143922215 gene encoding kelch-like protein 28, whose amino-acid sequence is MSGASASASASASAFASASASASRKDMSIGINMTEISANFGDSTDFEIDVQHAHLFSKYMYRKYVEQEQCDTVLVVGTARFNVHKFIVMCNSDYLAERLEASPEEIVLDDWGDFRLDTVSKAIEYFYRGKLDLDPLGAIQLVEFSRTNIHCYKLEDYCVSFLESALNTENFLLIGNFAKHYSYFLLLEKTRAYTTKNYVDIIQGRAFLDIKADQLEELLQSNDLNVTTEEQVFIGLKLWVQKDWDNRKQHLNALFKFVRFRLLSKEFILNEVKPLCYNRVCCQQLWDLLEWNMSPKKRPRLSLQNVKPRKSTRGILIVGKRSAKLANEIQTIRGDFQKCLSFYDMNKFYNPFETVILRDQYLIMIGGLSKEMYSLDVATKDVTALPQMVHERKNFATAVVGDHVFISGGKNPCSNAATEDIDLQTSVHRYDVNTRNWAYLSHMSECRHLHDTVALDGVIYAIGGKNDKEVFLNSMETFNVARNRWTAAPPMAEKRARFAAVALGGYIYAIGGTCDIISNSNSNSTHDSVERYDPEAQTWTYVASLPEARFGHKAIVHDDKIVCVGGNHLSVLEYSPDRDSWTIIGSISTKRSDFNMLIAPMHLLTGFNV